Proteins encoded within one genomic window of Vicinamibacterales bacterium:
- a CDS encoding pyruvate kinase, whose protein sequence is MVISSPVSDAVHSAQVVATIGPASRSSVRSLADAGATRFRINASHLDGAELASLLSLAHDACPEVPLVVDLQGAKMRLGLRVARRVTAGERVRFSSKADAEVPLPHPEIYGQVAQGDTLTVDDGRMRFEVIEAGQEWLDARALCDGQLLPRKGVNVEQHPIRLRRLSERDRDACRVASQHGVRALAFSFMLDGSESEWLRQAVPGCRVIGKIERGEAARDSATIAARVDEIWICRGDLGAQLGPAALASFVGALDPRQLPVPVLMAGQVLEHLTEHREPTRSEVCHLFDLVSRGYAGIVLSDETAVGNDPVHAVSTAAALLDSFRP, encoded by the coding sequence ATGGTGATCTCGTCTCCCGTTTCGGACGCCGTCCACTCCGCACAGGTCGTTGCAACCATCGGACCTGCCTCCCGTTCGTCGGTGCGTTCGCTGGCCGACGCGGGCGCCACCAGGTTCCGCATCAACGCGTCGCACCTCGACGGTGCCGAACTTGCCAGCCTCCTGAGCCTTGCGCACGATGCCTGCCCCGAGGTTCCCCTCGTTGTGGATCTGCAGGGCGCGAAGATGCGGCTCGGCCTGCGTGTCGCTCGCCGGGTCACCGCGGGCGAACGCGTGCGTTTCTCATCGAAGGCCGACGCGGAGGTCCCACTTCCCCATCCCGAGATCTACGGACAGGTGGCACAAGGCGACACGCTGACGGTCGATGACGGGAGGATGCGCTTCGAGGTCATCGAGGCGGGGCAGGAGTGGCTGGACGCTCGTGCCCTGTGCGATGGTCAACTCCTGCCGAGAAAGGGCGTCAACGTCGAGCAGCACCCCATCAGGCTGCGCAGGCTGAGCGAGCGCGACCGCGACGCCTGCCGCGTCGCGAGCCAGCACGGCGTACGCGCGCTCGCGTTCTCGTTCATGCTGGACGGAAGCGAGAGCGAGTGGCTGCGACAGGCGGTGCCGGGTTGCCGCGTCATCGGGAAGATCGAGCGCGGCGAGGCGGCCAGGGACTCCGCGACGATCGCCGCGCGCGTGGATGAGATCTGGATCTGCCGAGGCGATCTCGGGGCTCAACTCGGGCCGGCGGCGCTCGCGTCGTTCGTGGGCGCACTGGATCCCCGTCAGTTGCCGGTGCCGGTGCTCATGGCCGGACAGGTGCTCGAACACCTCACGGAACATCGAGAGCCTACGCGCTCCGAGGTGTGCCACCTGTTCGATCTGGTCTCGCGAGGCTATGCCGGCATCGTCCTGTCGGATGAGACCGCGGTCGGCAACGATCCGGTTCACGCCGTCTCCACCGCCGCCGCGCTCCTTGATTCATTCCGCCCCTGA
- a CDS encoding EscU/YscU/HrcU family type III secretion system export apparatus switch protein, translating to MTDDRKRRNRAAALRYERGEDLAPRVVAKGQGLIADTILAIAAEHGIPVHKDPALVDVLSRLDVDQYIPPELYLVVAEVLAFIYRAQAAAGGAPAPASNSPSAAR from the coding sequence ATGACCGATGATCGTAAGCGCCGGAACCGCGCCGCCGCGCTGCGGTACGAGCGCGGCGAGGATCTCGCGCCGCGCGTGGTGGCGAAGGGGCAGGGCCTCATCGCCGATACGATCCTGGCGATCGCGGCGGAGCACGGCATTCCGGTGCACAAGGACCCGGCGCTCGTGGACGTGCTCTCGCGGCTCGACGTCGACCAGTACATTCCTCCTGAGTTGTACCTCGTGGTTGCGGAAGTCCTCGCCTTCATCTACCGGGCCCAGGCTGCTGCGGGCGGTGCACCTGCGCCTGCCTCGAACTCCCCATCGGCCGCGCGGTAA
- a CDS encoding two-component regulator propeller domain-containing protein, with amino-acid sequence MADTRSTRPPHRAVRNSARTAFIGLALAAAAVVAEPAQQKFVPPRTLDPYIRFERMPIPRAIVFEMIQDRRGFIWFATDSGLYRFDGYRARLYRPEPIASGLPASVYSTQLAEDASGAIWVSTDNGLGRVDPITGRFVVYRNRPGDPGSIARNVVNGLRVDRAGIVWAGTVGLDRIDPKTGTVTHFVNRRDDPTTISSNAIHDICEDTDGTLWLATNAGLDAFDKRTGRAVRFDPAPAVRGAAAPVLVNLVRLAEGNRLLVGTESGAVWFDRASHRFAPLLNEKGQVAPELLSYIRAVGYSRDGRYYWFGTSDGVVRYELATGTTQRIVGVPGVPGAFATNQIRSLLVDDAGGIWAAPQGDAVYRYDPGASPVASLRSVPGAADSLARNNMFGVAEDAAGALWVGTDGAGVDRVDPTTGQARHFAYQPGDPNSLPDNFVRSVAVGGDGAIWVATVRGGVARIDPDTNRVTRFQHDPQRPDGLDSNNVRTVYRDRQDRIWIGTTEGSLHRYDAATKTIHRVPLVIDGNRLYGVLDFLVGADGSYWIATYGHGLARVKPDGTMSVFRTNPSDPASLSGDSAWTICEDQQGTIWVGTSSGLDAIDPRTSSVRRYSEADRLASNAVRAIVEDRDRALWVATDRGLSRRDPVTGEFRTYTAEDGFVSSSFSYKTALRLRDGRLCFGGADGLILFDPSRLTENRLAPRVVLTALMLGSTVVDVGAPGSPLVRDIDRTDPLVLGPQHRSFAIEFSALNYRFPAKNQFRYRLDGFDPSPNWNLVDSTHREARYTGLPPGEYVLRVTGSNNEGIWNRTPRAIRIIIEPPWWRTRTAQLSYWMVGAGLVIGFVQLRTRAHRRELARQRAINEALQRLGDERQDTLRQLEASQAALQQLNADLERRVQSRTAQLEAANQELEAFSYSVSHDLRTPLRAIDGFSKLALTEQGESFHPKTVRYLGLVRESTAQMARLIDDLLAFSRLGRQPLTRREVDMRDLVERVLIALAAERGERAITISIGDLPVCDGDRALLKQVWLNLLGNALKFTRGFDPARIEVGSEVVDGVVSYFVRDTGAGFDMTYASKLFGVFQRLHTAEQYDGTGVGLAIVQRIVHRHGGRVWAHGVPNQGATFWFTIGRDGPATQDGQGEGGGDERRPC; translated from the coding sequence ATGGCAGACACACGTTCGACCCGACCGCCCCATCGCGCCGTGCGCAACTCAGCACGGACCGCATTCATCGGGCTGGCCCTCGCGGCGGCTGCCGTTGTCGCCGAGCCGGCCCAGCAGAAGTTTGTCCCGCCTCGGACGCTCGACCCGTACATCCGCTTCGAGCGCATGCCGATCCCACGCGCGATCGTGTTCGAGATGATCCAGGATCGCCGTGGGTTCATCTGGTTCGCGACTGACAGCGGGTTGTACCGCTTCGACGGCTACCGTGCCCGGCTCTACCGACCGGAGCCGATAGCTTCCGGACTCCCCGCCTCGGTCTACAGCACGCAACTCGCTGAGGACGCGTCGGGCGCGATCTGGGTCTCGACCGACAATGGCTTGGGCCGGGTCGATCCGATCACGGGCCGCTTTGTCGTCTATCGGAATCGCCCGGGCGATCCAGGGAGCATCGCCCGCAACGTGGTCAATGGCCTCCGGGTTGACCGCGCCGGCATCGTCTGGGCCGGCACGGTCGGACTCGATCGCATCGATCCGAAGACCGGGACGGTCACGCACTTCGTCAACCGCCGCGACGACCCGACCACGATCAGCAGCAACGCGATCCACGACATCTGCGAGGATACGGACGGTACACTGTGGCTCGCCACCAACGCAGGTCTCGACGCGTTCGATAAGAGGACCGGGCGCGCGGTCCGCTTCGACCCGGCGCCAGCTGTCCGTGGGGCTGCCGCTCCGGTGCTGGTCAATCTCGTGAGATTGGCTGAAGGCAACCGGTTGCTCGTTGGCACCGAGTCAGGCGCGGTGTGGTTCGATCGGGCCTCGCATCGGTTCGCCCCGTTGTTGAACGAGAAGGGGCAGGTGGCCCCGGAGTTGCTCAGCTATATCAGGGCCGTCGGTTACAGCAGGGATGGCCGCTATTACTGGTTCGGCACCAGCGACGGCGTTGTTCGATACGAGCTGGCCACTGGGACGACACAGCGCATCGTCGGGGTCCCGGGGGTCCCGGGCGCATTTGCGACGAATCAGATCCGATCCCTCCTCGTCGACGACGCCGGCGGCATCTGGGCGGCTCCGCAGGGTGACGCGGTCTACCGGTACGACCCCGGAGCATCGCCCGTTGCGTCCCTCCGGAGTGTCCCTGGCGCCGCCGACAGCCTCGCCCGCAACAACATGTTCGGCGTGGCCGAGGATGCAGCGGGCGCGCTCTGGGTGGGGACCGACGGCGCTGGAGTGGACCGGGTCGACCCGACGACGGGCCAGGCGCGGCACTTCGCCTATCAACCCGGAGATCCCAATAGCCTGCCCGACAACTTTGTTCGAAGCGTCGCGGTCGGTGGCGACGGCGCAATCTGGGTCGCCACGGTCCGGGGCGGCGTGGCACGGATCGATCCCGACACGAACAGGGTCACCCGATTTCAGCACGACCCGCAGCGTCCCGATGGTCTCGACTCGAACAACGTCCGCACCGTGTATCGAGATCGCCAGGACCGGATCTGGATCGGCACGACCGAGGGCTCGCTCCACCGATACGACGCCGCCACCAAGACCATTCACCGCGTGCCGCTGGTGATCGACGGGAACCGACTCTACGGCGTGCTCGACTTCCTGGTGGGCGCTGACGGCAGCTACTGGATCGCCACGTACGGCCACGGTCTGGCTCGAGTGAAGCCGGACGGAACGATGAGCGTGTTCCGCACCAACCCTTCTGATCCCGCCTCCCTCAGCGGAGACAGCGCCTGGACGATCTGCGAGGACCAGCAGGGCACCATCTGGGTGGGAACCAGTTCCGGCCTGGATGCGATCGACCCGCGGACGTCGAGTGTCCGCCGCTACAGCGAAGCCGATCGTCTCGCGAGCAACGCCGTGCGGGCCATCGTCGAGGACCGTGACCGTGCGCTCTGGGTCGCCACGGACCGGGGACTGTCGCGACGGGATCCGGTCACCGGCGAGTTCAGGACGTACACGGCCGAGGACGGTTTCGTGAGTTCGTCCTTCTCCTACAAGACGGCGCTGCGCCTGCGCGACGGTCGCCTCTGTTTCGGCGGGGCCGACGGACTGATCCTCTTCGACCCGTCCAGACTGACCGAGAACCGCCTCGCGCCGCGCGTCGTGTTGACGGCCCTGATGCTCGGCAGCACGGTCGTGGACGTTGGGGCACCGGGCTCGCCGCTCGTGCGGGATATCGATCGGACGGATCCGCTTGTCCTTGGACCGCAGCACCGCTCGTTCGCCATTGAGTTCTCCGCGCTCAATTATCGTTTTCCCGCTAAGAACCAGTTCCGGTACAGGCTCGATGGATTCGATCCGTCGCCCAACTGGAATCTGGTGGACAGTACCCACCGCGAGGCACGCTACACGGGGCTTCCACCGGGCGAGTACGTGCTCAGGGTCACTGGATCGAACAACGAGGGGATCTGGAACCGCACGCCTCGCGCAATCCGGATCATCATCGAGCCACCGTGGTGGCGAACGAGGACGGCTCAGCTGTCCTACTGGATGGTCGGCGCGGGCCTCGTGATTGGCTTCGTGCAGCTCCGGACACGCGCACACCGACGGGAACTGGCCCGCCAGCGGGCCATCAACGAGGCGCTGCAACGGCTTGGCGATGAGCGCCAGGACACACTGCGGCAGCTCGAGGCCTCACAGGCAGCGCTGCAACAGTTGAACGCCGATCTGGAGCGGCGGGTCCAGAGCCGTACCGCGCAACTCGAGGCCGCCAACCAGGAACTCGAAGCGTTCTCCTATTCCGTTTCGCACGATCTCCGCACGCCGCTGCGCGCGATTGACGGCTTCTCCAAGCTGGCGCTCACAGAACAGGGAGAGTCGTTCCATCCGAAGACCGTTCGCTACCTCGGCCTCGTGCGCGAGAGCACCGCGCAGATGGCGAGGTTGATCGACGACCTCCTGGCGTTTTCGCGCCTTGGCCGCCAGCCGCTCACCCGGCGAGAGGTGGACATGCGGGACCTCGTCGAGCGCGTGCTAATCGCACTCGCGGCGGAACGGGGCGAGCGGGCGATCACGATCTCGATAGGCGATCTTCCCGTGTGCGACGGCGATCGGGCGCTGCTGAAACAGGTCTGGCTGAACCTGCTGGGCAACGCCCTCAAGTTCACCCGCGGGTTCGACCCAGCGCGGATCGAGGTCGGGAGCGAGGTCGTCGACGGCGTCGTGTCGTACTTCGTCAGGGACACGGGAGCTGGCTTCGACATGACGTACGCCAGCAAGCTGTTCGGCGTATTCCAGCGGCTCCACACCGCGGAACAGTACGACGGAACCGGTGTGGGTCTAGCCATCGTACAGCGAATCGTGCATCGTCACGGCGGGCGCGTGTGGGCGCATGGTGTGCCAAATCAGGGCGCCACATTCTGGTTCACCATTGGCCGTGACGGTCCGGCGACCCAAGATGGACAAGGTGAGGGAGGCGGTGATGAGCGGCGCCCCTGTTGA
- a CDS encoding M20/M25/M40 family metallo-hydrolase gives MNRLVPSGRPSRRLLMLLALVVVLVVPVAAQMAVSPERVDYDAVYRIKDEGLQRSQVMDLMSYATDVYGPRLTGSPYRKAFVDWAQKTFTGWGLVNFHTEPVPNFGRGWSNERFSAHVVSGQPYVLIGQPKAWTPGTNGAVTAEAVIAVIENEQDMAKFKGQLKGKFVLSMPKRDLTTPFEPIAKRLTDTDLANVSMQPDPRQDGRRPGGGPAGNREFRQKLATFYLEEGAVAVLDASRGEAGTVGVGSGGSQDPKAAPVACQVSLTPEHYNRIYRTLEKKIPVTIEMNVQNTFHDDAQALNIVAEIPGTDKATEVVMLGGHWDSWHGGTGAADNAAGFVTMMEAVRILKATGVKLRRTVRIALWDGEEQGLLGSRAYVKDHFADRETMALKPEHGKFAAYFNIDNGTGTARGVYLQGNEAVAPIFAQWMEPFRNMGMTTLAIRNTGGTDHLSFDAVGLPGFQFIQDPVQYGRTYHTNMDTYERIESTDMMRNAVIVASFVYQAANREQLLPRKPLPAAAPAGPRSR, from the coding sequence ATGAACCGACTGGTTCCGAGCGGGCGTCCGTCCCGCCGGCTGCTGATGTTGCTCGCGCTCGTTGTCGTCCTGGTTGTGCCCGTCGCGGCTCAGATGGCCGTGAGTCCGGAGCGCGTGGACTACGATGCCGTCTACCGCATCAAGGACGAGGGCCTGCAGCGTTCCCAGGTCATGGACCTGATGAGCTACGCAACCGACGTCTACGGCCCGCGGCTGACGGGGTCGCCGTATCGGAAGGCGTTCGTGGACTGGGCCCAGAAGACGTTCACCGGATGGGGGCTGGTGAACTTCCACACAGAACCGGTGCCGAACTTCGGCCGAGGGTGGAGCAACGAGCGTTTTTCGGCGCACGTCGTCTCCGGTCAGCCGTACGTGCTCATCGGCCAGCCGAAGGCCTGGACGCCGGGCACGAACGGTGCGGTGACGGCTGAAGCCGTCATCGCCGTGATCGAGAACGAGCAGGACATGGCGAAGTTCAAGGGGCAGCTCAAAGGGAAGTTCGTGCTGTCGATGCCGAAGCGTGATTTGACGACACCGTTCGAGCCGATCGCCAAGCGCCTCACCGATACCGATCTGGCCAACGTATCGATGCAGCCGGATCCTCGTCAGGATGGACGCCGGCCGGGCGGTGGTCCAGCAGGGAACCGCGAGTTCCGCCAGAAGCTGGCCACGTTCTACCTCGAAGAGGGCGCTGTTGCCGTTCTCGATGCGAGCCGCGGGGAAGCCGGCACGGTCGGTGTCGGCAGCGGCGGATCCCAGGATCCGAAGGCTGCGCCGGTGGCCTGCCAGGTGTCGCTGACCCCGGAACACTACAACCGGATCTACCGGACCTTGGAGAAGAAGATCCCGGTCACGATCGAGATGAACGTGCAGAACACGTTCCACGACGACGCGCAGGCTCTCAACATCGTCGCGGAGATTCCTGGAACGGACAAGGCGACTGAGGTTGTGATGCTCGGTGGGCACTGGGATTCCTGGCACGGCGGGACGGGCGCAGCCGACAACGCGGCCGGATTCGTCACGATGATGGAGGCGGTCCGGATCCTGAAGGCGACGGGCGTGAAGCTGCGGCGGACCGTGCGCATCGCGCTCTGGGACGGGGAGGAGCAGGGGCTGCTCGGATCGCGCGCCTACGTGAAGGATCACTTCGCGGACCGCGAGACGATGGCGCTCAAGCCGGAGCATGGGAAGTTCGCGGCCTACTTCAACATCGACAACGGTACGGGCACCGCGCGTGGCGTGTATCTCCAGGGCAACGAGGCGGTGGCGCCCATCTTCGCCCAGTGGATGGAGCCGTTCCGAAACATGGGAATGACAACGCTGGCGATCCGAAACACGGGCGGCACGGATCACTTGTCGTTCGATGCGGTGGGGCTGCCAGGGTTCCAGTTCATCCAGGACCCTGTGCAGTACGGTCGCACCTATCACACGAACATGGATACCTACGAACGGATTGAGTCGACCGACATGATGCGGAATGCGGTCATCGTGGCGTCGTTCGTATACCAGGCGGCCAACCGCGAGCAGTTGCTGCCGCGCAAGCCGCTCCCGGCAGCGGCCCCGGCCGGCCCGCGTTCTCGGTAG
- a CDS encoding response regulator — translation MSGAPVEILLVEDNENDAELALYGLREHRLANEIAVVRDGVEALDFLFSTGAYAARSTEAPPRLILLDLKLPKLDGLDVLRRVKTDPRTRTIPVVMLTSSREERDLIESYRLGVNSYIVKPVDFEQFTQAVAQLGLYWLLLNQPPPPLRVTPEVG, via the coding sequence ATGAGCGGCGCCCCTGTTGAGATCCTCCTCGTCGAGGACAACGAGAACGACGCCGAGCTGGCGTTGTACGGCCTGCGCGAGCACCGTCTCGCCAACGAGATTGCCGTGGTCAGGGACGGCGTCGAGGCGCTCGACTTTCTATTCAGCACCGGCGCCTACGCAGCTCGGTCCACGGAGGCTCCCCCTCGCCTGATCCTGCTGGACCTCAAGCTCCCGAAACTCGATGGCCTCGACGTCCTTCGACGCGTGAAGACCGATCCCCGGACCCGCACGATCCCGGTGGTGATGCTGACGTCGTCGCGGGAGGAACGGGATCTCATCGAGAGCTACCGCCTGGGCGTCAATAGCTACATCGTCAAACCGGTCGATTTCGAGCAGTTCACGCAGGCGGTCGCGCAACTTGGACTGTACTGGCTGCTGCTCAACCAGCCCCCACCGCCACTGCGCGTCACACCCGAGGTCGGGTGA
- a CDS encoding peroxiredoxin gives MMVFYARRTQPSVGRSIVFPGGPVAESAVTQTGLKLGQKVPDFELTTYDPIKDDFGSFSLAGQIANKRWTILFFYPADFTFVUATEFAALAEQQDRFAKMGCDVVTVSTDTQFVHLAWKKNEKELAAVKYPMGADPTGRLSRMFGVYDEATGLALRGTFVINPEGVLLNSEVNFYNLGRNIDELMRKFKANVYLGRKTNEVCPSKWKEEGDKTLVNPGAKMVGKVHEALNQ, from the coding sequence ATGATGGTATTCTACGCGAGACGGACTCAGCCGTCCGTCGGTCGGTCCATCGTGTTTCCAGGAGGGCCTGTGGCCGAAAGCGCTGTGACCCAGACGGGGCTCAAGCTCGGGCAGAAGGTGCCCGACTTCGAGCTGACGACGTACGATCCGATCAAGGACGACTTCGGGAGCTTCTCCCTGGCCGGGCAGATCGCCAACAAGCGTTGGACAATCCTGTTCTTCTACCCAGCCGACTTCACATTCGTTTGAGCGACCGAATTCGCTGCTCTGGCAGAGCAGCAGGATCGGTTCGCGAAGATGGGATGTGACGTGGTCACGGTCAGCACCGACACGCAGTTCGTGCACCTGGCCTGGAAGAAGAACGAGAAGGAACTCGCGGCCGTGAAATACCCGATGGGGGCCGACCCGACGGGGAGGCTCTCGAGGATGTTCGGTGTCTACGACGAGGCAACCGGACTGGCGCTTCGCGGCACCTTTGTGATCAATCCCGAAGGCGTGCTGCTCAACAGCGAAGTCAATTTCTACAACCTTGGCCGGAACATCGACGAGCTGATGCGCAAGTTCAAGGCGAACGTGTACCTGGGACGGAAGACGAACGAGGTCTGCCCGTCGAAATGGAAGGAAGAGGGCGACAAGACGCTCGTGAATCCCGGCGCCAAGATGGTCGGGAAGGTGCACGAGGCGCTCAACCAGTAG
- a CDS encoding DUF2007 domain-containing protein — protein sequence MDPQDDAVEVYAGASWQAGQIQELLENAGILAFLKDEQMGWLEAPALSAAGLDAVKVVVSRTDLQRAEQVVRDFGGQAGLRDEGPAPTIEMAMAPWKCSRCQEHVEGQFEVCWNCGAAKERE from the coding sequence ATGGACCCACAAGACGATGCCGTCGAGGTGTACGCCGGGGCGTCATGGCAGGCGGGCCAGATCCAGGAACTGCTCGAGAACGCTGGCATCCTGGCGTTCCTCAAGGACGAACAGATGGGGTGGCTCGAGGCGCCCGCGCTGTCTGCCGCGGGATTGGACGCGGTGAAGGTCGTCGTATCCCGCACCGACCTGCAGCGCGCCGAGCAGGTCGTCCGGGACTTCGGCGGTCAGGCGGGTCTTCGCGACGAGGGGCCCGCACCCACGATCGAGATGGCAATGGCCCCGTGGAAGTGCTCACGGTGCCAGGAACACGTGGAGGGGCAGTTCGAGGTGTGCTGGAACTGCGGTGCCGCCAAAGAGCGAGAATGA
- a CDS encoding aminotransferase class I/II-fold pyridoxal phosphate-dependent enzyme produces MRARTSYEDLATFYQGKRDRFLALIAGSRFKPIPCRGTYFQLLDHAATTREPDRGFAMRLLREHRVASIPTSAFLHNSEAPPVLRFCFAKKDGTLEQAAARLCRV; encoded by the coding sequence GTGCGCGCACGAACCAGCTACGAGGACCTCGCGACCTTCTATCAGGGCAAGCGCGACCGCTTCCTCGCGCTGATCGCCGGCTCGCGGTTCAAGCCCATCCCGTGCCGTGGCACCTACTTCCAACTCCTCGACCACGCGGCCACCACCCGTGAGCCCGACCGCGGATTCGCCATGAGGCTGCTCCGCGAGCATCGGGTTGCGTCGATCCCCACGTCGGCATTCCTGCACAACAGCGAGGCGCCGCCCGTCCTTCGATTCTGTTTTGCCAAGAAGGACGGGACGCTGGAGCAAGCTGCCGCGAGACTCTGCCGGGTCTGA
- a CDS encoding FKBP-type peptidyl-prolyl cis-trans isomerase, with protein sequence MTSSLSKCSLVVFVLVSACALCFPHAVLAQQPAAASQSPAVTAADVVTPPADAQKTASGLAFKVVTPGSGSVKPTDTDLVKVAFNGWTKDGKSFSGPPPVRPMQMSQIILPGLSEGLKLMTTGQKTKLWLPEKLAFGGAAGKPAGPILLEVVLLDIVAAPATPADVATPPADAQKTKSGLTYKTLKAGNGNDHPAKSSTVTVHYSGWTTDGKMFDSSVVKGAPSKFPLDKVIAGWTEGVQLMVPGQACRFWVPEKLAYQGQEGRPKGMLVFDVELISIDAK encoded by the coding sequence ATGACTTCATCACTCTCAAAGTGTTCACTCGTCGTATTCGTGCTCGTGTCTGCATGCGCGCTCTGCTTCCCCCACGCGGTGCTGGCGCAGCAGCCGGCCGCCGCGTCGCAGTCGCCGGCCGTCACCGCGGCGGATGTCGTGACTCCGCCCGCCGATGCTCAGAAGACCGCGTCCGGGCTCGCCTTCAAGGTGGTGACCCCCGGCAGCGGTTCGGTCAAGCCGACCGACACCGATCTGGTCAAGGTCGCGTTCAATGGCTGGACGAAGGACGGCAAGTCGTTCAGCGGGCCGCCGCCCGTCCGACCGATGCAGATGAGCCAAATCATCCTGCCCGGACTCTCTGAAGGCCTGAAGCTGATGACGACCGGCCAGAAGACCAAGCTGTGGTTGCCGGAGAAGCTGGCATTTGGCGGCGCGGCCGGCAAGCCGGCGGGTCCGATCCTGCTCGAGGTCGTTCTGCTCGACATCGTCGCGGCACCGGCGACGCCCGCAGACGTGGCAACGCCGCCGGCCGATGCGCAGAAGACCAAGTCGGGCCTGACCTACAAGACGCTCAAGGCTGGCAACGGCAACGACCACCCCGCGAAGAGCAGCACCGTCACCGTGCACTACTCGGGCTGGACGACAGACGGCAAGATGTTCGACAGCTCGGTCGTCAAGGGTGCGCCGTCGAAGTTCCCGCTGGACAAGGTCATCGCCGGTTGGACGGAAGGCGTGCAACTCATGGTGCCCGGCCAGGCTTGCCGATTCTGGGTCCCGGAGAAGCTGGCGTACCAGGGCCAGGAAGGCCGCCCGAAGGGGATGCTCGTGTTCGACGTCGAGCTCATCTCCATCGACGCCAAGTAG
- a CDS encoding HAD family phosphatase, which translates to MTIPSRFQPPVTRPAAIIFDMDGVLVDSEPVHLEAVRCLLADHGVDYPLQHEENFYGCTDREVFRILKARYGLAASEGDLARAWIDRVVALLPGRLGPMTGVPDVLRTLRQKGIRLALASSSAPAIIATTLDQLGLKASFELIVSGHDVACGKPAPDIFLEAARRLGLAPADCLVIEDSFNGLCAASAAGMPCVVVPCGSTAGQDFSGATIRLRTLEELPRWLGEVQL; encoded by the coding sequence ATGACGATTCCATCCCGATTCCAGCCGCCGGTGACTCGACCGGCGGCGATCATCTTCGACATGGACGGGGTGCTGGTCGATTCCGAGCCCGTCCATCTCGAGGCCGTCCGTTGCCTGTTGGCCGATCACGGCGTCGACTATCCGCTGCAGCACGAGGAGAACTTCTACGGATGCACGGATCGCGAGGTGTTCCGTATTCTGAAGGCGCGCTACGGGTTGGCTGCGAGCGAGGGCGATCTGGCCCGCGCCTGGATTGACCGTGTCGTGGCCCTTTTGCCCGGACGACTCGGGCCGATGACAGGCGTGCCTGATGTGTTGCGGACTCTCCGTCAAAAGGGGATTCGCCTGGCACTCGCGTCATCGTCGGCACCCGCGATCATCGCGACCACGCTGGACCAGTTGGGATTGAAGGCGTCGTTCGAGTTGATCGTGTCGGGCCATGACGTAGCTTGCGGGAAACCGGCTCCCGACATCTTCCTGGAGGCGGCCCGGCGCCTCGGCCTTGCGCCTGCCGACTGCCTGGTCATCGAGGATTCCTTCAACGGGCTCTGCGCGGCATCGGCGGCTGGCATGCCGTGCGTCGTCGTGCCCTGTGGTTCGACCGCCGGGCAGGATTTCTCTGGTGCGACGATCAGGCTCAGGACGCTCGAGGAATTGCCGCGCTGGCTGGGAGAGGTGCAGTTGTAG